The Pseudomonas sp. Marseille-Q3773 DNA window CTCCAGTGCACGCCGCTGTTGGCCAGGGTACGTACCAGGTGCGCCCGCAGGCTGGCTTCCAGGCCAAGGCTGGCCAACTGCCGCGGGTTGAGCAGGGCCGACACATTGCGCACGTTGCCCAAGGTGTCATCCAGCGTGCTGCGCAGGGCCTCGCAGTGCCCCTGCAGCTCGTCGGGCATGCGCCGCTGCAACCACTGCAACTGCAGCTTGGCAGCGGTGAGCAACTGGCCGATGTCGTCGTGCAGTTCCCGGCTCAGGTGCTGACGCTCGTCTTCCTGGACCTTGAGCATGCGCTCGGCCAGCTCCGCCGGGCGCAGGCTGATCGAGCCGGCGCCCAGGCCCAATTGCATGGCAGTGCCCAGCGTGGCTGCCAACTGGAGCACCAGCAGGCTGACCGGGATCGCCTGGCTGCTCAGGTACAGCGCCAGGTTGGCCACCAGCGAGGCCACGCACAGCCCGACTGTTGCCCAGCGCAGCAGGGCAGCGCGGGAGTGGCAGCGCAAAGGAGTCATCAAGCGTGCGAGCATAGGTAGGGAAGCCACTGAAGTATTGCTGATGGAGGGCGTTGCACAATGCTGGTCAGGAGCTTTGGCGCAGTTACTTTCGATGTTTCTGTCGAACACATGAACCTGTAATCTTTCAACAGCTTGCAGGGGTTCATGGCTGCGCATATTACCACTTCGCATTGCAGCGGTCGCGGCTGGGTAGCGCTTTGCAATACCTGCTGGTCGGGTATTGTCCGGTGGCAAAGTGCTAGCCGTTTTGTCGCGTCACACATCACTTGCGCGGTAGTGGGGCACCCTGGCCCCGCCAACTTCCTGCACTTTCCCAAGTTCGCCTTACCGGGCTTGCTGAGCGTGGCCAGTTGCACGTCGCACCGGTTCAGTACCTGGGCGATGAACCGTCGGTGTGCGTGTCGTCTGCCGCCTCGCCAGGTGGATGGATGCACACGCGGCCCTGTTCATCGCAATACGTGCACGTTTGCGCAAACGGTTGCTGCACGACCTTGGCCAGTTCACCCAGCAGCACCAGTTGCTCGCCGATGTCCAGGTTGAGTCGGCCGGTAAACGGGTCGACCAGTTCCAGTTGCCAGGCAAGCAGGGTCAGGCATTCCCCTACCGCCGGCAGGGCTTCGCGCTGCAGGCAGCCGCCGTGGCAGGCCGGGGCGAGCAACTGTTGCAGGGCAGTTGTGTAATGGGCCACTTCGCGCAGGCCCAGGTGCATGGCTTGCCGGGCCAGGCTATCGAGCGCGTTGTCGAGGCCACGGCAGGCATCCGGGTCGTTTTCGATCAGGTCCAGATGCTGCAGGCACTCCTGCGCCTGGGTCAGCAGCACCTGCGCGTCCAGCAGAAACCTCTGCAGCGCATCATCGAACGATAAGGCACTGTCCTTCATGATGCCCCCGCGCGTGGGACGGGTGCAGAGGACGGGCACGCCGAAACGATAGCTAGCAAAAGCCTGACTCCATTCATGCAGTGAGAATGGCGTCACATTAATGGCTAAAGGATAGCGCGAACATCAGGTTGCACCCGATTGTCGCTAAGGGTTTCCCTGAGGCATGGCTAAGGTGTGGAACTTTTGCCGGGTGGCTGGTTCGCGGTGTCCGCAGTAAAGCATGATGGTAAAGTGATATCAATCGTCTTCATGGCATTTTCCAGCAAGGGTCAAGCTGGGCCTGAAGCCGCCGATACAGGGTGGATGATTTCTATTTTTCCGACTCAAGCCTGGGGGTTTTCCAATGGCCGGCATTCTCGACACGGTAGACCAACGCACGCAACTGGTAGGTGAGAACCGCCTGGAAATCCTGATGTTTCGCCTGGCCGGTCGCCAGCTGTTCGCGATCAACGTGTTCAAGGTCCAGGAAGTGCTGCAGTTGCCCAAGCTGACCTTGATGCCCCAGCGTCACGCGTTCGTCTGCGGGGTGGTCAACCTGCGTGGCCAGACCCTGCCGGTGATCGACCTGTCCCAGGCAATTGGCATGCGCCCGCTGCAGCCGGGGCCCGACAGCACCATCATCGTGACGGAGTACAACCGCTCGGTGCAGGCCTTCCTGGTGGGCGGTGTGGACCGCATCGTCAACATGAACTGGGAGGCGATCATGCCGCCGCCGACCAGTGCCGGGCGCCAGCATTACCTGACTGCCATCACCAAGGTCGACGACAAGCTGGTCGAAGTGATCGACGTGGAGAAGGTGCTGGCCGAGATCGTGCCTTACAACGCCCGGGTTTCCGGCGACAAACTCGCTGACCCGATACTGGCCCGCGCGCGCGGCCGCGAGGTGCTGCTGGTGGACGACTCCAGCGTGGCCCTGGCGCAGTTGCGCGACACGCTGTCCCAGCTAGGCGTGAAACTGCACGTGGCCAGTGACGGGCTGAAGGCGCTGCGCATGCTCAAGGGCTGGGCCGATGCCGGCGAGGATGTCTGTGAGAAGCTGTTGATGATCTTCACCGACGCCGAAATGCCGGAAATGGACGGCTACCGGCTGACCACCGAGATTCGTGGCGATGCCCGTTTGCGTCGTCTCTACGTGGTGTTGCATACCTCGTTGTCGGGCAGCTTCAACGAATCCATGGTGAAGAAAGTGGGCTGCGACAACTTCCTGTCCAA harbors:
- a CDS encoding sensor histidine kinase yields the protein MLARLMTPLRCHSRAALLRWATVGLCVASLVANLALYLSSQAIPVSLLVLQLAATLGTAMQLGLGAGSISLRPAELAERMLKVQEDERQHLSRELHDDIGQLLTAAKLQLQWLQRRMPDELQGHCEALRSTLDDTLGNVRNVSALLNPRQLASLGLEASLRAHLVRTLANSGVHWSLACNQRLGGIDEAVTMAVFRITQEAVTNMLRHAQARNLVIGLQRTPEGLALSIRDDGRGFVPARDPAEAGQRGLAGMQERVTALQGSLAVTSQPGQGTHIEAVFPWPPRTQQRARSTATHDL
- a CDS encoding histidine kinase — translated: MKDSALSFDDALQRFLLDAQVLLTQAQECLQHLDLIENDPDACRGLDNALDSLARQAMHLGLREVAHYTTALQQLLAPACHGGCLQREALPAVGECLTLLAWQLELVDPFTGRLNLDIGEQLVLLGELAKVVQQPFAQTCTYCDEQGRVCIHPPGEAADDTHTDGSSPRY
- a CDS encoding chemotaxis protein CheV, whose protein sequence is MAGILDTVDQRTQLVGENRLEILMFRLAGRQLFAINVFKVQEVLQLPKLTLMPQRHAFVCGVVNLRGQTLPVIDLSQAIGMRPLQPGPDSTIIVTEYNRSVQAFLVGGVDRIVNMNWEAIMPPPTSAGRQHYLTAITKVDDKLVEVIDVEKVLAEIVPYNARVSGDKLADPILARARGREVLLVDDSSVALAQLRDTLSQLGVKLHVASDGLKALRMLKGWADAGEDVCEKLLMIFTDAEMPEMDGYRLTTEIRGDARLRRLYVVLHTSLSGSFNESMVKKVGCDNFLSKFQPDRLVDVVKQRLLLDTATA